One window of Lytechinus variegatus isolate NC3 chromosome 2, Lvar_3.0, whole genome shotgun sequence genomic DNA carries:
- the LOC121407119 gene encoding carbohydrate sulfotransferase 1-like, translating to MNGILRLTTMMSRKRRCCYVFTALAFTCACSVVFPPRDMRSVFTDYLTRTHGETRRLLQNNVVKSASTAEIREVPKKEASKNEKEKYRVPIFWDDGEFMNDDELEKDDDRRDEEKGHVVEAKSALTEPHVERNKSTNVGSGAKDSVKSNQSKNIPGKTQKINVSMNDGTMAVLDYKMSQFQTVKSAVKSQSEETGETNETTNRVLPVHLLIVTQRRSGSSFLGQIFNQNPWVFFHFEPLKLLEIKKRIYPNASYLLQHLLKCRFDKTPYLTDFYNNETLHRMSSKVLCSPPLCMTNVDYNSMRSSTVKKCNPLDPKAMASLCNLHPHKVVKLIRLYSVESLTPLLKDKSINLKIIHLLRDPRGTLSSRSKENHTSTKELSLGNTLTHDATYICRRMKRNFNFVQKNPELLRDRYLRIRYEDIATDPEGWTRDLYKFAGIGDVPGNVYDWIQQNTHESTSEDARDIYSTHRNSSANAQAWRHHVTFPVVSEIQNHCGGVMEEAGYRLVKEASDLQRTNLSFVSPIT from the coding sequence GTATTCTACGACTTACCACGATGATGTCACGGAAAAGGAGATGCTGCTATGTCTTCACGGCTCTCGCGTTCACCTGTGCATGCTCAGTGGTATTTCCACCGCGTGACATGCGATCGGTGTTCACCGACTACTTGACGCGCACCCATGGGGAGACGCGGAGGCTTCTGCAGAACAATGTCGTGAAATCGGCTTCCACTGCGGAAATTCGGGAAGTACCAAAGAAGGAAGCGAGTAAGAACGAGAAGGAGAAGTACCGAGTGCCGATCTTTTGGGACGACGGCGAGTTCATGAATGATGACGAGCTCGAGAAAGATGATGATCGTAGAGATGAAGAGAAAGGGCACGTGGTCGAAGCAAAGAGTGCGCTAACTGAACCTCACGTAGAAAGGAACAAAAGTACCAACGTCGGCAGTGGTGCCAAAGACTCGGTTAAGTCGAACCAAAGTAAAAATATACCTGGTAagacacaaaaaataaatgtttcaatGAATGACGGGACGATGGCGGTCCTTGATTACAAAATGTCTCAGTTCCAGACAGTTAAGTCAGCGGTTAAATCTCAGAGTGAAGAAACAGGTGAAACAAATGAGACTACTAACAGGGTCCTTCCCGTTCACCTCCTGATCGTAACCCAAAGAAGATCAGGCTCGAGCTTCTTGGGACAGATCTTCAACCAGAATCCCTGGGTCTTTTTCCACTTTGAGCCCCTGAAACTTCTTGAGATCAAGAAACGTATTTATCCTAATGCTTCATATCTTCTCCAGCATTTACTAAAGTGTCGTTTTGACAAGACTCCTTACCTAACCGATTTCTATAACAATGAAACGCTGCATAGAATGTCGAGTAAAGTGCTATGTTCACCTCCCCTATGTATGACAAATGTGGATTACAATAGTATGAGGTCTAGCACCGTCAAGAAATGCAATCCTCTTGATCCCAAGGCAATGGCCAGCCTATGCAACCTACACCCACACAAAGTTGTGAAACTCATTCGTCTATATAGCGTCGAATCTCTAACGCCTTTGCTAAAAGACAAAAGTATAAACCTTAAAATCATCCACCTCTTGCGCGATCCAAGAGGGACGCTGTCTTCGAGATCGAAGGAGAATCACACGAGCACCAAAGAACTTTCCTTGGGCAATACTCTCACTCATGATGCTACATATATCTGCCGTAGGATGAAACGCAACTTTAACTTTGTCCAAAAGAACCCGGAACTTCTTCGGGATCGATACCTCAGGATCAGGTACGAGGACATAGCTACCGATCCTGAGGGTTGGACCAGGGATCTTTACAAATTCGCAGGAATAGGGGATGTCCCGGGAAATGTGTATGATTGGATCCAGCAAAATACACACGAAAGCACTTCGGAGGATGCGCGTGACATTTATTCTACGCACAGGAACTCTTCGGCCAATGCGCAGGCGTGGCGCCATCACGTGACGTTCCCAGTGGTCAGTGAGATTCAAAACCATTGTGGTGGCGTGATGGAGGAGGCGGGTTACAGGCTAGTCAAAGAAGCTTCTGACCTGCAAAGGACTAATTTAAGTTTTGTTTCCCCAATTACGTGA